The Anaerolineales bacterium genome segment ATGAGATCGCCTGCCAGCTCGAGCATGCCGTGGGTGGCCCTGTGGCGAATTCCCTGGAGACCTTCCTTGAAGAGCCGGTGACCTGCCCTCACGGGAACCCGATCCCGTCTCGCGGCAGCGCCTTGCGGCCCTCGCCCGGGGTGCCCCTCTCGGATCTGGCTCCCGGCCAGCAGGCAATAGTGCTTCGAATCGAGCCGGAGAGCACCGAGGTCCTGACCCTGCTGGACCATCACGGCCTGCGGCCCGGGGCACGTCTAAGCCCGGAGAGGCCGCCGGCCCCGGCCGGGCTGGTCCGCCTGCAGATCGGCGGCAGGTCCGCCCGGGTTCCCATCGAGGCGACCCGGCATGTGATCGTCGCGGTTCGCGCCTGACATGCCTCGTCGCTGGAAACACGCGGGACGATGGCGGCAGTTCTTTCTCACTGGCGCCCATCATCACCGCTCGGAGGCTGGGCATCCAGATGCTCCATCGCCAGGAAAACCGGCCGGGGTCGGTTGCAGCCCGCCGCTCGCAATCCTGCTGGGTGTGGCTGCCCCGACGGCAGACGGCCTGGCCGGGATCCCAACCCAGGCCGAAGGTCTCTTCCCGCTCACCGAAGCCGCGATCGGGACACCCGTCCAGGTCGCCCAGGTCCTGAACGGCCAGGGGGTTGCCCGGCGGCTTCGCCCGATGGGGCTGGCCCAGGGAGACCGGGTGTGCGTCGTGCGAGGGGCGCCATTCTGGGGGCCGATTGTGGTCGAAATCCCCGGCCGGGTGATCGCCCTCGGGCGAGGCGTGGCAAGTCAGATCTTAGTCCGCTCGGTCCCTGCCCCGGATACGGACGTTCCGGCTGCCGGCATGCCAGACCTCGGTGCCCCGTCTGGGGCCGTGTGATGCGGTTGGCGCTAGTCGGTCAACCCAACTGCGGCAAGAGCACCC includes the following:
- a CDS encoding ferrous iron transport protein A, whose translation is MAAPTADGLAGIPTQAEGLFPLTEAAIGTPVQVAQVLNGQGVARRLRPMGLAQGDRVCVVRGAPFWGPIVVEIPGRVIALGRGVASQILVRSVPAPDTDVPAAGMPDLGAPSGAV
- a CDS encoding metal-dependent transcriptional regulator encodes the protein THVPISALAQRLGVSPISATERVHRLQDKAQLDHRPYQGVRLTRQGRSTALMVIRRHRLWECFLFGHLGLAWDQVHEIACQLEHAVGGPVANSLETFLEEPVTCPHGNPIPSRGSALRPSPGVPLSDLAPGQQAIVLRIEPESTEVLTLLDHHGLRPGARLSPERPPAPAGLVRLQIGGRSARVPIEATRHVIVAVRA